In Sulfitobacter sp. OXR-159, one DNA window encodes the following:
- a CDS encoding GNAT family N-acetyltransferase yields the protein MSRTIPTINTARLTLRAMRAEDFERYAEIWAMPDVADRILDRPRAKAQSWDAFLRNAGHWQITGFGQWAVQLHRQREMLGQTGFVFGSRNFGEDFDTYPEARLVLAPQAQDQRLGFEAARAAHEWFDRVITGRTVCMISGGNEAALRIAGALGYQPLREAKTAGGPVHLLTRRGPPV from the coding sequence ATGTCCCGAACGATCCCGACCATCAACACAGCCAGACTGACATTGCGTGCCATGCGGGCCGAGGATTTTGAGCGTTACGCTGAGATCTGGGCGATGCCGGATGTGGCGGACCGGATACTTGATCGGCCTCGGGCGAAGGCGCAATCTTGGGACGCCTTCCTGCGCAATGCAGGCCATTGGCAGATCACGGGATTTGGGCAGTGGGCGGTGCAACTTCATCGGCAAAGAGAGATGCTGGGGCAGACGGGCTTCGTCTTTGGTTCACGGAATTTCGGTGAAGATTTCGACACTTACCCCGAAGCGCGCCTGGTCTTGGCGCCTCAGGCGCAGGACCAGCGCCTGGGGTTTGAGGCCGCACGCGCGGCGCATGAATGGTTTGATCGGGTGATCACCGGCCGCACGGTTTGCATGATTTCGGGGGGCAATGAGGCGGCGTTGCGGATCGCGGGCGCGCTTGGGTATCAGCCGCTGCGGGAGGCAAAGACAGCGGGTGGCCCGGTGCATCTGCTAACCCGGCGTGGGCCGCCAGTCTAA
- a CDS encoding acyl carrier protein, which yields MSDVADRVKKIVVEHLSVEEDKVTENASFIDDLGADSLDTVELVMAFEEEFGIEIPDDAAENIQTVGDAVKFIKEAS from the coding sequence ATGAGCGACGTCGCAGACCGCGTGAAAAAGATCGTTGTAGAACACCTGAGCGTGGAAGAGGACAAAGTGACTGAGAATGCGTCGTTCATCGACGATCTCGGCGCAGACAGCCTTGACACCGTGGAACTGGTGATGGCGTTCGAAGAAGAGTTCGGCATCGAGATCCCCGATGACGCCGCTGAGAACATCCAGACCGTTGGCGATGCGGTTAAGTTCATCAAAGAAGCCTCGTAA
- the fabG gene encoding 3-oxoacyl-[acyl-carrier-protein] reductase, which translates to MFDLTGKNALITGASGGIGADIARKLHAQGATVGLSGTRTEPLEALKAELGERAHVLPCNLSDMEAVDALPKQAAEAMGSVDILVNNAGITRDNLFMRMSDDEWQSVLNVNLTATFKLCKGVMRGMMKARWGRIVNISSVVGATGNPGQANYAASKAGVVGMSKSLAYEVASRGITVNAVAPGFITTAMTDKLTDEQKSGIMGQIPAGRMGDPDEIAAAVVYLSSAEAAYVTGTTLHVNGGMAML; encoded by the coding sequence ATGTTCGATCTTACAGGAAAGAATGCCCTGATCACCGGCGCTTCGGGCGGCATTGGCGCGGATATCGCCCGCAAATTGCATGCCCAAGGCGCCACCGTCGGGCTGTCGGGCACGCGGACCGAACCGCTGGAGGCGCTGAAGGCCGAATTGGGCGAGCGGGCGCATGTGCTGCCCTGTAACCTGAGCGACATGGAAGCCGTCGACGCGCTGCCGAAACAGGCGGCTGAGGCGATGGGCTCGGTCGATATTCTGGTGAACAACGCCGGGATCACCCGCGATAACCTGTTCATGCGCATGTCAGATGATGAATGGCAGTCGGTCCTGAACGTGAACCTCACCGCGACCTTTAAGCTCTGCAAAGGCGTGATGCGCGGCATGATGAAGGCGCGTTGGGGCCGGATCGTGAATATCTCAAGCGTGGTGGGGGCCACGGGCAACCCCGGTCAAGCAAACTATGCGGCCTCCAAAGCGGGTGTCGTGGGCATGTCCAAATCGCTTGCCTATGAGGTGGCAAGCCGTGGGATCACCGTGAATGCTGTGGCACCGGGCTTTATCACCACTGCCATGACAGACAAGCTGACGGACGAGCAAAAGTCTGGAATCATGGGGCAAATTCCGGCAGGCCGCATGGGTGATCCGGATGAAATTGCCGCCGCCGTGGTTTATCTTTCCAGTGCCGAGGCCGCTTATGTGACAGGGACCACCTTGCATGTGAACGGCGGTATGGCCATGTTGTGA
- a CDS encoding alpha/beta hydrolase, whose protein sequence is MRRLIAVFALLLSVVACGTLENASDGTRMQVQGPYLLMSGTITSRTPAAFARHLAENPRIDTVVLGRIDGSIDAAATHRMGRQIRRLGLATELRSGSVVDSGGVEIFIAGAERRMAPGAALRVHSWRNGYREGSSYPRQSPKHQMTRRYMAEMLGNDAFYWFTLQAAPSDGIHKMTADEIRRYGLLTRP, encoded by the coding sequence ATGAGGCGGCTGATTGCCGTCTTTGCACTGCTGCTTTCGGTCGTGGCCTGCGGCACGCTTGAGAATGCCAGCGATGGCACGCGGATGCAGGTTCAGGGGCCTTATCTGTTGATGTCCGGCACGATCACCAGCCGGACGCCTGCGGCTTTCGCGCGGCATCTGGCCGAGAATCCGCGGATTGATACGGTGGTGCTGGGGCGGATCGACGGCTCTATCGATGCGGCAGCGACGCACCGTATGGGGCGACAGATTCGCAGATTGGGACTGGCGACCGAGCTGCGGTCGGGCAGTGTGGTTGATTCTGGCGGTGTGGAGATCTTCATCGCGGGGGCCGAGCGGCGCATGGCACCGGGGGCGGCGCTGCGGGTGCATTCATGGCGCAATGGCTACCGCGAGGGCAGCAGCTATCCACGGCAATCGCCCAAACATCAGATGACACGGCGCTATATGGCCGAGATGCTGGGCAATGACGCCTTTTACTGGTTTACCTTGCAGGCAGCGCCATCTGACGGGATACACAAGATGACAGCGGATGAAATCCGCCGCTACGGGCTGCTGACGCGGCCCTGA
- the fabD gene encoding ACP S-malonyltransferase encodes MSIAFVFPGQGAQTIGMGRDLAEAYPEARAVFQEVDDALGEKLSDLIWEGDIETLTLTQNAQPALMATSMAAMAALKAEGIEVGKAAYVAGHSLGEYSALCAAGSLSLADTARLLRIRGKAMQAAVPVGEGAMAAILGLGIEETEKLAEAAAEGEVCQVANENDPSQNVLSGHKAAVERAVAMAKDAGAKRALLLPVSAPFHCPLMGPAAEEMARALGEVTFNDPAVPLVANVTAQAVTDAAKIRELLVEQVTGRVRWRSSVEWMAAQGVTEAWEIGAGKALSGMIRRIDKSLATRSIGTPEEVKAAKET; translated from the coding sequence ATGAGCATTGCATTCGTTTTCCCGGGCCAGGGTGCCCAAACCATCGGCATGGGCCGCGATCTGGCTGAAGCCTATCCTGAAGCCCGCGCCGTTTTCCAAGAAGTCGACGACGCCCTTGGCGAAAAACTGTCTGACCTGATCTGGGAGGGGGACATCGAGACGCTGACCCTCACTCAGAACGCCCAGCCTGCGTTGATGGCCACGTCGATGGCGGCGATGGCCGCGCTGAAGGCCGAAGGGATCGAGGTTGGCAAAGCGGCCTATGTGGCGGGCCATAGTCTTGGCGAATATTCCGCGCTTTGCGCCGCAGGGTCACTGTCGCTTGCCGACACCGCGCGGCTGCTGCGCATTCGCGGCAAGGCGATGCAGGCGGCTGTCCCAGTGGGCGAGGGTGCCATGGCGGCGATCCTTGGCCTTGGCATCGAAGAGACCGAGAAACTGGCCGAAGCCGCCGCCGAAGGCGAGGTCTGTCAGGTCGCCAATGAAAACGACCCCAGCCAGAACGTATTGTCGGGCCACAAAGCCGCAGTGGAACGTGCTGTGGCCATGGCCAAGGATGCTGGCGCCAAACGCGCGTTGCTGCTGCCGGTCTCTGCGCCTTTCCATTGCCCGCTGATGGGGCCTGCGGCGGAAGAGATGGCCCGCGCTTTGGGTGAGGTTACGTTTAATGATCCCGCCGTGCCGCTGGTCGCCAATGTCACTGCGCAGGCCGTCACCGATGCCGCGAAGATTCGCGAGTTGCTGGTCGAGCAGGTCACAGGCCGGGTGCGCTGGCGGTCTTCGGTTGAGTGGATGGCCGCGCAGGGTGTCACCGAAGCATGGGAGATCGGCGCGGGCAAGGCGCTGTCGGGCATGATCCGCCGGATCGACAAATCCCTCGCCACCCGCAGCATCGGCACGCCGGAAGAGGTTAAAGCCGCGAAAGAGACGTAA
- the rpsF gene encoding 30S ribosomal protein S6 gives MPLYEHVMIARQDLSNTQAEGLIEHFGTVLADNDGKLVDSEYWGVKTMAYKINKNRKGHYAFLRSDAPATAVQEMERLMRLHDDVMRVLTIKVDEHKELPSVQMQKRDERSERRERR, from the coding sequence ATGCCGCTTTATGAGCATGTTATGATTGCGCGTCAGGACCTGTCCAACACGCAAGCAGAAGGCCTCATCGAACACTTTGGCACCGTCCTCGCGGACAACGACGGCAAGCTCGTCGACAGCGAGTACTGGGGCGTCAAAACGATGGCCTACAAGATCAACAAAAACCGCAAGGGCCACTATGCCTTCCTGCGTTCGGACGCCCCTGCGACCGCCGTGCAGGAAATGGAGCGCCTGATGCGCCTGCATGATGACGTGATGCGCGTTCTGACCATCAAAGTTGATGAGCACAAAGAACTGCCGTCCGTACAGATGCAAAAGCGTGACGAGCGTTCCGAACGCCGCGAACGCCGTTGA
- the rpsR gene encoding 30S ribosomal protein S18, with translation MAAKPFFRRRKVCPFSGDNAPAIDYKDTRLLQRYISERGKIVPSRITAVSAKKQRELARAIKRARFLALLPYAVK, from the coding sequence ATGGCTGCAAAACCATTTTTCCGTCGTCGTAAAGTGTGCCCTTTCTCGGGCGACAACGCACCTGCGATCGACTACAAGGACACACGTCTGCTGCAACGCTACATCTCTGAGCGTGGCAAGATCGTTCCTTCCCGTATCACCGCCGTATCGGCCAAGAAACAACGCGAGCTGGCCCGTGCCATCAAACGCGCTCGTTTCCTCGCCCTGCTGCCCTACGCCGTCAAGTAA
- the rplI gene encoding 50S ribosomal protein L9 codes for MQVILLERVAKLGQMGEVVDVKPGYARNYLLPQGKALSASKANVEAFEGQKAQLEAQNLETKKEAEQFAEKLNGQQFVVIRSASDAGALYGSVTTRDAADAATAEGFTVDRKQVVLGNPIKELGVHDVRIILHPEVDATIELNVARSPEEAELQASGKSIQELAAEEEAAAEFEISELFDDIGSAADEDGDSDVVRTPEGDAQDDSNS; via the coding sequence ATGCAAGTTATCCTTCTGGAACGTGTGGCCAAACTGGGCCAGATGGGCGAAGTCGTGGACGTAAAGCCCGGCTATGCTCGCAACTACCTGCTGCCGCAGGGCAAGGCGCTGTCGGCCTCCAAGGCCAACGTCGAAGCCTTTGAGGGCCAAAAAGCCCAGCTCGAAGCACAGAACCTCGAAACCAAAAAAGAAGCCGAACAATTCGCCGAGAAGCTGAACGGTCAGCAGTTCGTCGTGATTCGCTCCGCTTCCGACGCCGGTGCGCTTTATGGCTCCGTCACCACCCGTGACGCCGCCGATGCCGCAACCGCCGAAGGGTTCACCGTCGACCGCAAGCAGGTTGTTCTGGGCAACCCGATCAAGGAACTGGGCGTGCATGACGTGCGCATCATCCTGCACCCCGAAGTCGATGCCACAATCGAGCTGAACGTCGCACGTTCGCCCGAAGAAGCCGAGCTTCAGGCGTCGGGCAAATCGATTCAGGAACTGGCCGCCGAAGAGGAAGCCGCAGCTGAATTCGAGATCTCCGAACTCTTCGACGACATCGGCTCTGCCGCTGACGAAGACGGCGACTCGGACGTGGTGCGCACCCCTGAGGGCGACGCGCAGGACGACAGCAACAGCTGA
- a CDS encoding lytic transglycosylase domain-containing protein — translation MPQTTRRMFLSFIAATALTACNAAPVVSHVPPQRPALPLHPNETPDLRRKINHWADFYDLPRPLVHRLAIRESTHNPHARNGPYYGLLQILPATARSMGFQGSPSDLLDADTNLKYALKYLRGAWLLSDGDHGTAIKWYARGYYYEAKKRGMLVETGLRDG, via the coding sequence ATGCCTCAGACAACACGCCGCATGTTTCTCTCTTTCATCGCTGCCACGGCACTCACCGCCTGCAATGCCGCTCCTGTAGTGTCGCATGTGCCCCCGCAGCGCCCGGCCCTGCCCCTCCACCCGAATGAGACGCCCGACCTGCGGCGCAAGATCAACCACTGGGCCGACTTCTACGACCTGCCGCGCCCTTTGGTTCATCGTCTGGCCATCCGCGAGAGCACCCATAACCCGCACGCCCGCAACGGCCCATATTACGGCCTGCTGCAAATCCTGCCCGCCACAGCCCGATCTATGGGGTTCCAAGGCAGCCCGTCCGACCTTTTGGACGCCGACACCAATCTGAAATACGCCCTGAAATACCTGCGCGGCGCATGGCTTTTGTCTGACGGAGACCACGGCACGGCCATCAAATGGTACGCGCGGGGCTATTATTACGAAGCCAAGAAACGCGGCATGCTGGTGGAAACCGGCCTGAGGGATGGGTGA
- a CDS encoding bifunctional 2',3'-cyclic-nucleotide 2'-phosphodiesterase/3'-nucleotidase, which produces MTLRLNRRHFLAGSAGLLALHPFSLRAAANQAHLRLMETTDLHVHVFPYDYYADKEVDTVGLSRTASIVKSIRAEATNTLMLDNGDFLQGNPMGDYIAYERGMKEGDMHPVIQAMNTLGYDASTLGNHEFNYGLDFLMKSLAGADFPVVSANVVKKVGAKPSDDDTLVKPYVLLDRMLTDGAGEAHPIKIGIIGFVPPQIMAWDRRHLEGKVQARDILEAARAWVPQMKEAGADIVIALSHSGIGAAKEEDMMENASVPLAAVDGIDAIMTGHSHLVFPSGSYADYPGVDVSAGTIHGKPATMGGFWGSHLGLIDLMMERDAGGWRIASHSAEARAISQRNEDRSVMPLVESDAEVLASVQQDHDETLAYVRRAVGKTDANLHSYFALVADDPSVQVVSNAQRWYIAQMLKGTEHEGLPILSAAAPFKAGGRGGPEYYTDVPKGDVAIKNVADLYLYPNTARAVRVTGAQVKDWLERSAGMFNQITPGEANQPLLNPEFPSYNFDVIDGVSYQIDLSQPSKFGPKGTVANSEASRIVNLEFEGQPLDPNAEFIIATNNYRASGGGAFPGAKGDTIVFEGPDTNRDVIVRYIVEKGTISPRADGNWRFAPMEGTSVVFETGPKAADYVDEVTGVAMEQVSDTENGFAQFRITL; this is translated from the coding sequence ATGACCCTCCGCCTCAACCGCCGTCACTTTCTCGCCGGCTCTGCCGGTCTGCTGGCCCTTCACCCCTTCTCTCTCCGTGCTGCCGCCAATCAGGCGCACCTGCGCCTGATGGAGACGACGGACCTGCATGTGCATGTCTTTCCTTATGACTATTACGCCGACAAAGAGGTCGACACCGTCGGGCTTTCCCGCACCGCCAGCATCGTCAAATCGATCCGCGCCGAGGCGACCAATACGCTGATGCTTGACAACGGCGACTTCCTGCAGGGCAATCCGATGGGCGATTACATCGCTTATGAGCGCGGCATGAAAGAAGGCGACATGCACCCGGTAATCCAAGCGATGAACACGCTTGGCTATGACGCCTCGACCTTGGGCAATCATGAATTCAACTACGGGCTTGATTTCTTGATGAAATCCCTCGCCGGGGCCGACTTCCCGGTGGTCAGCGCCAATGTCGTCAAAAAGGTCGGGGCCAAGCCCAGTGACGATGACACGCTGGTCAAACCCTATGTCCTGCTGGACCGAATGTTGACCGATGGCGCGGGCGAGGCCCATCCAATCAAGATCGGGATCATCGGCTTTGTCCCGCCGCAGATCATGGCATGGGACCGCCGCCATCTCGAAGGCAAAGTGCAGGCGCGCGACATCCTAGAGGCCGCCCGCGCTTGGGTGCCGCAGATGAAAGAGGCAGGCGCCGATATCGTCATCGCCCTGTCGCATTCGGGCATTGGGGCCGCCAAAGAAGAAGACATGATGGAGAACGCTTCCGTCCCCCTCGCCGCCGTTGACGGGATCGACGCCATCATGACCGGGCACAGCCACCTCGTCTTCCCCTCGGGCAGCTACGCGGACTATCCCGGCGTGGATGTGAGCGCGGGCACGATCCACGGCAAGCCCGCCACCATGGGCGGCTTCTGGGGCAGCCATCTGGGCCTTATCGACCTGATGATGGAACGCGACGCGGGCGGTTGGCGCATCGCCAGCCACAGCGCCGAGGCGCGGGCCATTTCGCAGCGCAACGAAGACCGCTCGGTCATGCCGCTGGTGGAAAGCGACGCAGAGGTTCTGGCCTCGGTTCAGCAAGACCATGACGAAACGCTCGCTTATGTCCGCCGCGCCGTGGGCAAGACCGACGCCAATCTGCACAGCTATTTCGCGCTGGTGGCCGATGATCCGTCGGTGCAGGTCGTCTCAAACGCGCAGCGCTGGTACATCGCACAGATGCTGAAAGGGACCGAGCATGAGGGGCTGCCGATCCTGTCTGCCGCCGCCCCCTTCAAGGCTGGTGGCCGGGGCGGGCCAGAGTATTACACCGATGTGCCCAAAGGCGATGTGGCGATCAAGAACGTGGCTGACCTCTATCTCTATCCCAACACCGCCCGCGCCGTGCGCGTCACCGGCGCGCAGGTGAAGGATTGGCTTGAGCGGTCCGCGGGCATGTTCAACCAGATTACCCCCGGCGAGGCCAACCAGCCACTGCTGAACCCAGAGTTCCCCAGCTACAACTTCGATGTGATCGACGGCGTAAGCTATCAGATCGACCTTAGCCAGCCGTCTAAATTCGGCCCCAAGGGCACCGTGGCGAACTCTGAGGCGAGCCGGATCGTGAACCTTGAGTTCGAAGGGCAACCGCTTGATCCCAATGCCGAATTTATCATCGCCACCAACAACTACCGCGCCAGCGGTGGCGGCGCATTCCCCGGCGCAAAGGGCGATACCATCGTCTTTGAAGGCCCCGACACCAACCGCGACGTGATCGTGCGCTATATCGTCGAAAAAGGCACCATCAGCCCCCGCGCCGATGGCAACTGGCGCTTTGCCCCGATGGAAGGCACCAGCGTGGTATTCGAAACCGGACCGAAGGCCGCGGATTACGTGGATGAGGTGACCGGCGTGGCGATGGAACAGGTCAGCGATACCGAAAACGGCTTCGCCCAGTTCCGGATCACGTTGTAA
- the tig gene encoding trigger factor, with protein sequence MQVNETLNEGLKRGYNITVTAAELEAKVNEKLAEAQPEVEMKGFRKGKVPMALLKKQFGQRIMGEAMQESIDGAMAEHFEKSGDRPAMQPEVKMTNEDWKEGDDVEVSMAYEKLPEIPEVDLSKIELEKMVVKADDAAVEEALASLAETAQDFKARKEGAKAEDGDQVVIDFKGSVDGEEFEGGAAEDYPLVLGSNSFIPGFEEQLVGVKAGEEKSVVVNFPEEYQAEHLAGKEATFACTVKEVKEPVAAEVNDEMAKKFGAEDLDALKGQIAERLEAEYAGASRAVMKRNLLDALDKEVSFDLPPSLVDAEAKQIAHQLWHEENPDVEGHDHPEIEPSDEHKTLAERRVRLGLLLAELGQKAEVQVTDAEMTQAIMNQARQYPGQERQFFEFVQQNQQMQQQMRAPIFEDKVVDHVVEQAKVTEKEISKEELQKAVEELEDE encoded by the coding sequence ATGCAGGTCAACGAGACGCTGAACGAAGGTCTGAAACGCGGTTACAACATCACCGTGACCGCCGCCGAACTCGAAGCCAAGGTCAACGAAAAGCTGGCCGAAGCGCAGCCCGAAGTCGAAATGAAGGGCTTCCGCAAGGGCAAGGTTCCGATGGCACTGCTGAAAAAGCAGTTCGGCCAGCGGATCATGGGCGAAGCGATGCAGGAAAGCATTGATGGCGCCATGGCAGAGCATTTTGAAAAATCTGGCGATCGCCCCGCGATGCAGCCCGAAGTCAAAATGACCAACGAAGACTGGAAAGAAGGCGACGACGTCGAGGTCTCCATGGCTTACGAAAAGCTGCCGGAAATCCCCGAAGTCGATCTGAGCAAGATCGAGCTGGAAAAGATGGTCGTTAAGGCCGATGACGCCGCCGTCGAAGAAGCGCTGGCAAGCCTTGCCGAAACCGCACAAGACTTCAAAGCCCGCAAAGAGGGCGCCAAGGCGGAAGACGGCGATCAGGTTGTGATCGACTTCAAAGGCTCCGTCGACGGTGAAGAATTCGAAGGCGGCGCGGCGGAAGATTACCCGCTGGTGCTGGGCTCCAACTCCTTCATCCCTGGCTTCGAAGAGCAGTTGGTCGGCGTGAAGGCGGGCGAAGAAAAGTCCGTCGTCGTGAACTTCCCCGAAGAGTATCAGGCCGAGCATCTGGCCGGTAAGGAAGCGACCTTCGCTTGCACCGTCAAAGAAGTGAAAGAGCCCGTCGCTGCTGAAGTGAACGACGAGATGGCAAAGAAATTCGGTGCCGAGGATCTCGACGCGCTGAAGGGTCAGATCGCTGAGCGTCTGGAAGCAGAATACGCCGGTGCTTCTCGCGCTGTGATGAAGCGCAACCTGCTGGACGCGCTGGACAAAGAGGTCAGCTTTGACCTGCCGCCGTCGCTGGTTGACGCCGAAGCCAAGCAGATCGCGCATCAGCTGTGGCACGAGGAAAACCCTGACGTAGAAGGCCACGATCACCCCGAGATCGAGCCCTCAGACGAGCACAAGACACTGGCCGAGCGCCGCGTGCGTCTTGGCCTGCTGCTGGCCGAACTGGGCCAGAAGGCCGAGGTTCAGGTGACCGACGCCGAGATGACCCAAGCAATCATGAACCAGGCGCGTCAGTACCCGGGTCAAGAGCGCCAGTTCTTTGAATTCGTTCAGCAAAACCAACAGATGCAGCAGCAGATGCGCGCGCCGATCTTTGAGGACAAGGTTGTCGATCACGTGGTCGAACAGGCCAAAGTGACCGAGAAAGAAATCTCGAAAGAAGAGCTGCAGAAGGCTGTTGAGGAACTGGAAGACGAATAA
- a CDS encoding calcium/sodium antiporter, producing MNILFVLGGLLGLVLGGEYLVRGAVALAQRVGLSPLVIGLTVVGFGTSAPELVTSVQAALLGAPDIALGNVVGSNIANILLILGLAALIAPIGIARRSFARDGTVMLAASLLCLGLVMLGRIDRLAGILALVGLATYLIYTFRSDRDSQQAAEPLPDQARIGLALLWLLGGLVLTIVSARFLVTGSVALAQAVGLSEAVIGLTIVAVGTSMPELVTSVIAARRGQSDVALGNVVGSNIFNILGVLGVTAVIQPVNVAAQIATLDIWVMLGASVALIACAAFGGRVTRGQGAVFGLAYAGYIAVLLV from the coding sequence GTGAACATTCTGTTTGTCCTTGGCGGTTTGCTGGGGCTCGTGCTCGGTGGTGAGTATCTGGTGCGCGGTGCGGTGGCGCTGGCGCAGCGGGTTGGGCTATCGCCACTGGTGATCGGTCTGACGGTCGTGGGGTTTGGCACATCGGCGCCTGAATTGGTGACCTCGGTTCAGGCGGCTTTGCTGGGGGCACCGGACATCGCGCTTGGCAATGTCGTCGGGTCGAACATCGCGAATATTCTGCTGATTCTCGGCCTTGCCGCACTGATCGCGCCGATTGGCATCGCGCGGCGCAGCTTTGCGCGCGACGGGACAGTGATGCTGGCGGCAAGCTTGCTTTGTCTGGGCCTCGTGATGCTGGGCCGCATCGACCGGCTGGCGGGGATTTTGGCCCTCGTGGGGTTGGCGACCTACCTGATTTATACCTTTCGCAGTGATCGAGACAGCCAGCAGGCGGCGGAGCCTTTACCGGATCAGGCGCGGATCGGGCTGGCGTTATTGTGGTTGTTGGGTGGGCTGGTTCTGACCATCGTCTCGGCACGGTTTTTGGTCACGGGATCGGTCGCCTTGGCGCAGGCGGTGGGGCTCTCTGAGGCGGTGATCGGGTTGACCATCGTGGCGGTGGGAACCTCGATGCCGGAATTGGTCACATCGGTCATCGCCGCCCGGCGCGGACAGAGCGATGTGGCTTTGGGCAACGTGGTCGGCTCCAACATCTTTAACATCCTTGGTGTGCTGGGGGTCACGGCGGTGATCCAGCCGGTCAATGTGGCCGCTCAGATCGCCACGCTCGACATCTGGGTGATGCTAGGGGCCAGCGTGGCGCTGATCGCCTGCGCGGCCTTCGGCGGGCGCGTGACGCGCGGTCAGGGGGCGGTCTTTGGACTGGCCTATGCGGGCTATATTGCGGTGCTCTTGGTCTGA